A genome region from Cucurbita pepo subsp. pepo cultivar mu-cu-16 chromosome LG02, ASM280686v2, whole genome shotgun sequence includes the following:
- the LOC111788471 gene encoding uncharacterized protein LOC111788471, protein MAQTLTFLFYLSSFTFLSIVRAEGRAPHGLVYENPVAFSPMAYDFFHPRTRSPNAEDPCGASKCSPLPLAAQLQSKPAQESKYSTTTQKGEGVGGILGIVFGITFAVFLAMGVYYVLRTRLANANRAMSAKPGA, encoded by the coding sequence ATGGCTCAAACGCTTACTTTCCTGTTCTATCTCTCTTCATTCACATTTCTTTCCATCGTCCGAGCTGAAGGCAGAGCCCCTCATGGCCTGGTATACGAGAACCCGGTGGCGTTCTCTCCAATGGCATATGATTTCTTCCATCCAAGAACCCGGAGTCCCAATGCCGAAGACCCATGTGGTGCATCCAAATGCTCCCCTTTGCCCCTTGCAGCTCAACTGCAATCTAAACCTGCACAAGAAAGCAAATACTCCACAACAACTCAGAAAGGTGAGGGGGTTGGTGGGATTCTGGGAATTGTGTTTGGCATCACATTTGCTGTGTTTTTGGCGATGGGGGTGTACTATGTACTACGTACCCGCCTAGCCAACGCAAACCGAGCCATGTCTGCAAAACCTGGTGCTTGA